The Rudaeicoccus suwonensis DNA window ATCACGAAGATCGTCATCCAGATCAAGAACTGCGCGGTGCCCATGTAACGCGCGAAATCCTCGGCGAACCGGCCGAAGGTGTCGGACTCCATCTGGATGCGCGGCAGCAGCCGGCGTCCCGCCTCACGCGGCTGATCGAGGCGGGAGGTGTCGCCGGGGCGGCGGGTGGTCCGCTTGGTGACAGGACGCTGTTCGTCGCGATCCTTCTCAGCCATCGGAAGCCTCCAGCTGGGTGCTGTGCTGCCGGTGCTCGGTGGCTCGGCGGACATCGTGGCGTGCTTCCCGCCAGTCGTCGGGGAGGATGTGGTCGAGGACGTCGTCGACGGTCACCGCGCCGAGCAGCCGACCCGTGTCGTCGACGATGGGCACGCTCACCAGGTTGTATGTCGCGAGCATGCGCGTCACCTCCCCGAGCGGCGCCACATCACGCAACGGCTCGATGGTCTTGTCGACAACCGCGCCGACCGCTGAATGCGGCGGTTCACGCAGCAGTCGCTGGGTGTGGACGATCCCGATGAATTTGCCCGTCGGGGTTTCCAGCGGGGGTCGGCACACGAAGACGCTCGACGCGAGCGCGGGTGCGAGCTCTTCGCGGCGAACGACGGCCAGGGCCTCCGCGATGGTCGCCTCCGGGCCCAGCACGACCGGCTCGGTCGTCATGAGACCACCGGCGGTGTTCTCGTCATACCGCAGCAGACGTCGCAGCGGCTCGGCTTCGTCGGGCTCCATCAGTTGCAGGAGTTCTTCGGCCTGGTCCGGATGCAGGTCGGCCAGCAGGTCGGCGGCATCGTCAGGTTCCATGGCCTCGAGGACGTCGGCGGCACGCTCGGTGTCGAGGCCGGCGATGATCTCGACCTGGTCGTCCTCTGGCAACTCCTCGAGCACGTCGGCGAGCTTGTTGTCGTCGAGTGCGGCCGCGACCTCGGCGCGGCGCTTGGGGTTGAGGTCGTGGATCACTTCGGCGAGGTCGGCGACGCGCAGGTCGTCATACGTCGCGAGCAGTCGTTCCGCGCTCTGCGCCTCGGGCTGCTGGTGCAGCCCCATCACGTCGCGCACGTCGACGAGCATCGTCTTGCCGTT harbors:
- a CDS encoding magnesium transporter MgtE N-terminal domain-containing protein; this translates as MSTRVFVARIAGLTVLDPLGDRVGRVRDVVITFTGSQPRAIGLVTEVPGKRRVFVPMTRVTSIDAASVITTGLVNMRRFEQRTGETLVLAELFDREVQVRDGDEILTALVEDTAIEQNARRDWVMVRVFVRQVDRVSPASKAMSRLTRRRNGKTMLVDVRDVMGLHQQPEAQSAERLLATYDDLRVADLAEVIHDLNPKRRAEVAAALDDNKLADVLEELPEDDQVEIIAGLDTERAADVLEAMEPDDAADLLADLHPDQAEELLQLMEPDEAEPLRRLLRYDENTAGGLMTTEPVVLGPEATIAEALAVVRREELAPALASSVFVCRPPLETPTGKFIGIVHTQRLLREPPHSAVGAVVDKTIEPLRDVAPLGEVTRMLATYNLVSVPIVDDTGRLLGAVTVDDVLDHILPDDWREARHDVRRATEHRQHSTQLEASDG